Proteins encoded together in one Janthinobacterium tructae window:
- a CDS encoding DUF2946 domain-containing protein, which produces MGSLLKRKQWHMWFACLAILLNALSPSLSYAFASLHANANSAAVEICSASGAVYTQADLAPAAKSTTDSVLHHIEHCPFCMSHAGSVALPPSSSSPLAVIMGHDHYPPLFYQAPQPQFAWLGASPRGPPLAA; this is translated from the coding sequence ATGGGATCTTTATTGAAGCGCAAACAGTGGCATATGTGGTTCGCCTGCCTGGCGATACTGCTCAATGCGTTGTCGCCGTCCCTGTCGTATGCGTTTGCCTCGCTGCACGCGAACGCGAACAGCGCTGCCGTCGAGATCTGCTCGGCCAGCGGCGCCGTTTATACGCAAGCGGACCTGGCGCCGGCCGCCAAATCCACTACCGATTCCGTACTGCACCACATCGAGCATTGCCCGTTCTGCATGAGCCATGCGGGCAGCGTGGCCTTGCCGCCATCGTCATCCTCGCCGCTGGCCGTCATCATGGGCCACGACCACTATCCGCCCTTGTTTTACCAAGCGCCGCAGCCCCAGTTTGCGTGGCTGGGCGCCAGCCCGCGCGGCCCGCCTTTGGCTGCCTGA
- a CDS encoding SCO family protein, giving the protein MKRRLFLLAGTAGLLTLAACEQAPKPHYNGLDLTGGDYKPDFKLSGPDGKLYTLADFKGKYVMVFFGFTQCPDVCPTALSRALEIRQKLGADGDKLQVIFISIDPERDTPALLGEYMRAFDPSFLGLRTDPQATAQTAFNYKVFYRRVPSGSSYTMDHTAISYVLDTEGRMRLGLKHQLTGDECVQDIKTLMKSKYTL; this is encoded by the coding sequence ATGAAACGTCGTCTTTTCCTTCTCGCCGGCACGGCGGGATTGCTTACGCTTGCCGCCTGCGAACAAGCACCGAAACCCCATTACAATGGCCTCGATTTGACGGGAGGCGATTACAAGCCCGACTTCAAATTGAGCGGCCCCGACGGCAAGCTGTATACCCTGGCCGATTTCAAGGGCAAGTATGTGATGGTCTTCTTTGGCTTTACGCAATGCCCGGACGTCTGTCCGACGGCCCTGTCGCGCGCGCTCGAAATCCGCCAGAAACTGGGCGCCGATGGGGATAAACTGCAAGTGATCTTCATCAGCATCGATCCCGAACGCGACACACCCGCCTTGCTGGGCGAGTACATGCGCGCCTTCGACCCCAGCTTCCTGGGCTTGCGCACGGACCCGCAGGCGACGGCGCAGACGGCCTTCAATTACAAGGTCTTCTACCGCCGCGTGCCGAGCGGCAGTTCGTACACGATGGACCACACGGCCATCAGCTATGTGCTCGATACCGAGGGACGCATGCGCCTGGGCTTGAAGCACCAGTTGACGGGCGACGAGTGCGTGCAAGACATCAAGACCCTGATGAAATCGAAATACACCTTATAA
- a CDS encoding copper chaperone PCu(A)C: MTHLKTLLATALTVLSFSAAAQTSVQITDPWVRATVPQQKATGAFMQITAPKAMRLLEVRSPMAGVAEIHEMSMTDNMMRMRQIKEIALPAGKAVELKPGGYHVMLLDLKGQVKAGDKIALTLVLEGEDKHRETIEVTAVARPLGAASMPAMKH, encoded by the coding sequence ATGACCCATTTGAAAACCCTGCTGGCCACGGCCCTGACCGTACTGTCCTTCTCCGCTGCTGCTCAGACTTCCGTGCAGATTACCGACCCGTGGGTACGCGCCACCGTGCCGCAGCAAAAAGCCACGGGCGCCTTCATGCAGATCACGGCGCCGAAAGCCATGCGCCTGCTGGAAGTGCGCTCGCCCATGGCGGGCGTGGCGGAAATCCATGAAATGAGCATGACGGACAATATGATGCGCATGCGCCAGATCAAGGAAATCGCCTTGCCAGCCGGCAAAGCCGTGGAACTGAAGCCGGGCGGCTACCACGTGATGCTGCTGGACCTTAAAGGGCAGGTGAAGGCGGGTGACAAGATTGCGCTGACCCTGGTGCTCGAAGGCGAGGACAAGCACCGCGAAACCATCGAAGTGACCGCCGTGGCCCGTCCGCTGGGCGCTGCCAGCATGCCGGCGATGAAGCACTAA
- a CDS encoding CerR family C-terminal domain-containing protein, producing MTEDKENEKESEPARARILQAAADLFADEGYKAASVRRICEAAHVNVAMVNYYFHSKEELHLAAFDHARELARASAAEVAAASARAQLPPVEQLRLAIEALVSDMLRSGHASLFSRLVARELIEPTAAIHKLAERNVRPQHALFTGLIRGVVGPAMPIEVVQKCVFSVIGQAVFYARSRIVHELVAPELTYDEAGIAGIARHVSQFSLAALEGMRLQYTVQAGA from the coding sequence ATGACGGAAGACAAGGAAAACGAGAAAGAAAGCGAACCGGCGCGCGCGCGCATCCTGCAGGCGGCGGCGGACCTGTTTGCCGACGAGGGCTACAAGGCCGCCTCCGTGCGCCGCATATGCGAGGCGGCCCACGTCAACGTGGCGATGGTCAATTACTATTTTCATAGCAAGGAAGAGCTGCACCTGGCCGCCTTCGACCATGCGCGCGAACTGGCGCGGGCTTCGGCCGCCGAGGTAGCCGCCGCCAGCGCGCGGGCGCAGCTGCCGCCCGTGGAACAGTTGCGCCTGGCCATCGAGGCGCTCGTGTCCGACATGCTGCGCTCGGGGCACGCATCGCTGTTCAGCCGTCTGGTGGCGCGCGAACTGATCGAGCCCACGGCCGCCATCCACAAGCTGGCCGAGCGCAATGTGCGTCCCCAGCATGCCTTGTTCACGGGCTTGATCCGTGGTGTGGTGGGGCCGGCCATGCCGATTGAGGTGGTGCAGAAATGCGTGTTCAGCGTGATCGGCCAAGCTGTGTTCTATGCCCGTTCGCGCATCGTGCATGAACTGGTGGCGCCGGAACTCACGTATGACGAGGCGGGCATCGCCGGCATTGCGCGTCATGTGTCGCAATTCTCGCTGGCGGCCCTGGAAGGCATGCGCCTTCAATATACCGTGCAGGCGGGCGCATGA